Proteins from a genomic interval of Mycobacterium conspicuum:
- a CDS encoding class I SAM-dependent methyltransferase produces the protein MSTSTGSTYVLGHADVEVQRLLLQGRLYNDYTEHALRLAGLRAGMRVLDIGSGPGDVSFVAARLVGPTGTVLGVDAAPAMVELASARAAEQGLSTVHFTQAAVGEIDLDEPVDAVIGRLILMHLPDPVGTLRHLSSFVRPGGVVAFSENDMNGTTSIPAMPLFERVSAGIIRAFEAMGLSTRFGTTLHRVFADAGLGAPRLTVGTPIGTAADTDILAYAAEVWRLVSPIADRNGFAIDEVRNIDEFVPRFREEALAANALITMPPMITAWVQK, from the coding sequence ATGAGTACATCGACCGGCAGCACCTACGTTCTGGGCCACGCCGACGTGGAGGTGCAACGGCTGCTCCTGCAGGGCCGGCTGTACAACGACTACACCGAGCACGCACTGCGCCTCGCCGGGCTGCGGGCGGGCATGCGAGTCCTCGATATCGGGTCCGGACCCGGTGACGTGTCGTTCGTCGCCGCCCGGCTGGTCGGCCCGACGGGGACCGTCCTGGGTGTGGACGCCGCCCCGGCCATGGTCGAGCTCGCCAGCGCCCGTGCCGCCGAACAGGGGCTGTCCACAGTGCATTTCACGCAGGCCGCGGTCGGCGAGATCGACCTCGACGAACCGGTGGACGCGGTCATCGGCCGACTGATCCTGATGCACCTGCCCGACCCGGTCGGCACGCTTCGGCACCTCAGCTCCTTTGTGCGCCCCGGCGGGGTGGTCGCGTTCTCCGAAAACGACATGAATGGGACGACCAGCATCCCGGCCATGCCGCTGTTCGAGCGGGTGTCGGCGGGCATCATCCGCGCCTTCGAGGCGATGGGGCTCAGCACGCGGTTCGGCACCACGCTGCACCGAGTCTTTGCCGACGCCGGTCTGGGTGCGCCGCGCCTGACCGTGGGCACGCCGATCGGCACCGCCGCCGACACCGACATCCTGGCCTATGCCGCGGAAGTGTGGCGATTGGTCTCCCCCATCGCCGACCGAAATGGCTTCGCCATCGACGAAGTCAGAAATATCGACGAGTTCGTGCCGAGATTCCGCGAAGAGGCGCTGGCGGCCAACGCCCTCATCACGATGCCCCCGATGATCACCGCATGGGTGCAGAAATGA
- a CDS encoding DNA polymerase Y family protein → MTGSSSRVLAIWCLDWPAVAVAAAAGLSATAPVAVTLANRVVACSASARAAGVRRGLRRREAAARCPQLHVATADADRDARFFEGVVAAVDDLVPRAEVLRPGLLVLPVRGAARYFGSEERAAERLIDAVAVSSVAGAECQVGIADQLSTAVFAARAGRVVQAGGDAKFLSTLSIRQLAAEPSLSGPGREELADLLWRLGIRTIGQFAALSRTDVASRFGADGITAHRFARGEPERGPSGREPPPELEAVLDCDPPIDRVDAAAFAGRSLAGSLHQTLMAAGVGCTRLAIHAVTANGEELERVWRCAEPLTEDATADRVRWQLDGWLNNRVARHRPSGPVTLLRLQAVEVVSAEALQLPLWGGLGEEDRLRVRRALVRVQGLLGPEAVQVPVLSGGRGPAERITLTPLGDEPEPRADPDRPWPGQLPQPSPAVLLDDPVELLDAQGNPIRVTSRGMFSADPARLAVRGREDRLRWWAGPWTVDERWWDTDLAKGRTARAQVLLEGERALLLCYRQRRWYLEGRYE, encoded by the coding sequence ATGACGGGCAGCTCCTCTCGGGTGCTGGCGATCTGGTGCCTGGATTGGCCCGCGGTCGCGGTCGCGGCGGCCGCGGGCCTGTCCGCGACGGCTCCGGTCGCGGTCACGTTGGCCAACCGGGTGGTGGCCTGTTCAGCGTCCGCCCGCGCGGCGGGGGTGCGGCGAGGGCTACGGCGCCGGGAGGCGGCCGCCCGGTGTCCGCAACTGCACGTCGCGACCGCCGATGCCGACCGCGACGCCCGCTTCTTCGAGGGGGTGGTCGCGGCGGTGGACGACCTGGTTCCCCGCGCCGAGGTGCTGCGGCCCGGGCTGTTGGTGTTGCCGGTGCGCGGGGCGGCCCGCTATTTCGGGTCCGAGGAGCGGGCGGCCGAACGGCTGATCGACGCGGTCGCCGTGAGTTCAGTGGCCGGCGCCGAGTGTCAGGTCGGTATCGCCGACCAGCTGTCCACCGCGGTCTTCGCCGCGCGCGCCGGCCGTGTCGTCCAGGCCGGCGGTGACGCGAAGTTTTTGTCGACGCTCTCGATCCGGCAGCTCGCCGCCGAGCCGAGCCTGTCCGGCCCGGGTCGTGAAGAGCTGGCGGATCTGTTGTGGCGGTTGGGGATTCGCACCATCGGGCAGTTCGCCGCGCTGTCGCGTACCGACGTGGCTTCCAGGTTCGGTGCCGACGGGATAACCGCCCACCGGTTCGCCCGCGGCGAACCCGAGCGGGGACCGTCCGGCCGGGAGCCGCCGCCGGAACTCGAGGCGGTGCTGGACTGCGATCCGCCGATCGACCGGGTCGATGCCGCGGCGTTCGCCGGACGCTCGCTGGCCGGCAGTCTGCATCAGACCCTGATGGCCGCCGGCGTGGGATGTACCCGGCTGGCGATTCACGCCGTCACCGCCAACGGCGAAGAGCTGGAAAGGGTTTGGCGTTGCGCCGAGCCGTTGACCGAGGATGCCACCGCCGACCGGGTGCGCTGGCAACTGGACGGGTGGTTGAACAACCGAGTCGCTCGGCACCGGCCCTCGGGGCCGGTGACACTGCTGCGGCTGCAGGCGGTGGAGGTGGTGTCCGCCGAGGCGCTGCAGTTGCCGCTTTGGGGCGGCCTCGGCGAGGAGGACAGGCTGCGGGTCCGCCGGGCGCTGGTGCGGGTGCAGGGTCTGCTCGGTCCGGAGGCGGTGCAGGTTCCGGTGCTGTCCGGCGGTCGCGGGCCGGCCGAACGCATCACGCTGACCCCGCTGGGTGACGAGCCGGAACCGCGGGCCGACCCGGATCGGCCCTGGCCCGGCCAACTGCCCCAGCCGTCACCGGCGGTGCTGCTCGACGATCCGGTGGAATTGCTTGACGCCCAAGGAAATCCGATCCGTGTCACCAGCCGCGGGATGTTCTCCGCCGACCCCGCGCGACTGGCTGTTCGCGGTCGTGAGGATCGGCTGCGCTGGTGGGCGGGACCGTGGACGGTCGATGAGCGGTGGTGGGATACCGACCTGGCAAAGGGGCGCACGGCCCGGGCGCAGGTGTTGCTGGAGGGCGAGCGCGCGCTGCTGCTGTGCTACCGCCAGCGGCGGTGGTATCTGGAAGGACGATACGAGTAG
- a CDS encoding class I SAM-dependent methyltransferase, producing MGAEMNTIAEQYSTGLSRDNIEQALIAAGKDLGHLAPADLAMLEDFHTMGRIATSQLVDLAGITAASSVLDAGSGVGGTARYVADHCGCSVTAVDLTDEYSDTNRWLNRLVGLDDRISVRQADVTELPFPDGTFDVAISQHVQMNVADKGRLYSEARRVLVSGGRLALWDIVIGDGAELDYPLPWADLPEYSHLVAGDELRGAVDSAGFDVEQWNDLTDQAGALMKAMLSQPPSPLGLHAFVTDFARKAENLTVALADGRLRVVQGLARAIGG from the coding sequence ATGGGTGCAGAAATGAATACCATCGCCGAGCAATACTCGACCGGCCTGTCGCGCGACAACATCGAGCAGGCACTCATCGCCGCCGGCAAGGACCTCGGCCACCTCGCACCCGCGGACCTGGCCATGCTGGAGGACTTCCACACCATGGGCCGCATCGCCACCAGCCAGCTGGTGGACCTGGCCGGGATCACCGCTGCGAGTTCGGTGCTCGACGCCGGCAGCGGCGTCGGCGGCACCGCCCGCTACGTCGCGGACCACTGCGGCTGCTCGGTGACCGCCGTGGACCTCACCGACGAATACAGCGACACGAACCGCTGGCTCAATCGACTCGTCGGACTCGACGACCGGATATCCGTGCGCCAGGCGGACGTTACCGAACTTCCCTTTCCCGACGGCACTTTCGACGTCGCGATCAGCCAGCATGTGCAGATGAACGTGGCCGACAAGGGCCGCCTGTACTCCGAGGCCCGCCGGGTGCTGGTGAGCGGAGGACGACTTGCACTGTGGGACATCGTGATTGGTGACGGAGCCGAACTCGACTACCCCCTGCCGTGGGCCGACCTGCCCGAATACAGCCACCTGGTCGCCGGCGACGAGTTGCGCGGCGCCGTCGATTCCGCCGGCTTCGACGTCGAGCAGTGGAACGACCTCACCGACCAGGCCGGGGCGCTCATGAAAGCCATGCTCTCCCAGCCACCGAGCCCGCTGGGATTGCACGCGTTCGTCACCGACTTCGCGCGCAAGGCCGAAAACCTCACCGTCGCCCTGGCGGACGGACGACTGCGAGTGGTCCAGGGTCTGGCGCGCGCGATCGGCGGCTGA
- a CDS encoding winged helix-turn-helix transcriptional regulator — protein sequence MATRRTYNQNCPIALGLDVLGERWTLLILRELVGGPRRYGDLRAQLPGIATNLLAERLKELQDAGLVDRADLPAPIGRTVYSLSDFGWRKVLPVLRSIALLGVDRLAPVDDSGEPGPVSPLNGFLAGVLLPFDPAAAAGLTTTCRVDIDGRRFEFSVDHGHLAAARAEPAVTITASAADLYTSRFGPTDAKRKAALRRIDFDGEQRDIDALRTALSL from the coding sequence GTGGCCACTCGCAGGACCTACAACCAGAACTGCCCCATCGCGTTGGGGCTGGACGTCCTGGGCGAGCGGTGGACATTGCTGATCCTGCGTGAACTGGTCGGGGGGCCCCGCCGCTACGGCGACCTGCGCGCGCAACTGCCCGGCATCGCCACCAACCTGCTCGCCGAACGACTCAAGGAACTGCAGGACGCCGGGCTCGTCGACCGTGCCGACCTGCCGGCTCCCATCGGACGTACCGTCTACTCGCTCAGCGACTTCGGCTGGCGAAAGGTGTTGCCGGTGCTGCGCAGTATCGCGCTGCTGGGTGTGGACCGGCTGGCGCCCGTCGACGATTCGGGCGAACCAGGCCCGGTCTCGCCCTTGAACGGATTTCTGGCCGGCGTCTTGTTGCCCTTCGATCCGGCCGCCGCCGCCGGCTTGACCACGACCTGCCGCGTGGACATCGATGGCCGCCGTTTCGAGTTCTCGGTCGACCACGGGCACCTCGCGGCCGCACGCGCAGAGCCCGCGGTGACGATCACCGCCAGCGCGGCAGACCTTTACACGTCGCGCTTCGGACCGACCGACGCCAAGCGCAAGGCGGCGCTGCGGCGCATCGATTTCGACGGCGAGCAACGCGACATCGACGCACTGCGCACGGCGCTTTCGCTGTAA
- a CDS encoding MFS transporter: MRLIFRDKPIAALAVISLSVFVISVDATIVNVALPTLSRELGADTAQLQWIVDAYTLVMSGLLLSAGSLGDRYGRRGWLSSGLALFAITSVIAAQVNSADALIAARAAMGVGAAVIFPTTLGLITNIFTEPAPRAKAIGVWAAMVGVGVAVGPISGGWLLEHFWWGSIFLVNLPVAALAITGAVLFVPTSRDPAAPRVDIPGLILSALGVTALIYTVIEAPTWGWTSARAAIGFALAATILVGFARWERRSTHPMLDISVFLNRRFSGGSLAVTAGFLTLFGFIFVITQYFQFIKNYSAFESGVRLLPVAGSIALASVLGPRLVERIGTTAVVAAGLTVFAAGLAWASTASAVTPYDQIAMQMLLLGGGLGLTTAPATEAIMGSLSADKAGVGSAVNDTTRELGGTLGVAIVGSVFASVYSGRIGSAPALTALPADVRSAMGRSMAVAHKVAEQLPTAQATGIHDAVNGAFLDGLQVGSLVCAGIALAAAIIVACLLPARVRQTAAFPTTPSPARA, encoded by the coding sequence ATGCGCCTCATCTTCCGCGACAAACCCATCGCCGCACTCGCCGTCATCAGCCTGAGTGTCTTCGTCATCAGCGTCGACGCCACCATCGTCAACGTCGCGCTCCCCACGCTGTCGCGCGAACTTGGCGCCGACACCGCACAGCTGCAGTGGATCGTCGATGCGTACACCCTCGTCATGTCCGGGTTGCTGCTCTCGGCCGGCAGCCTCGGCGACCGCTACGGCAGACGCGGCTGGCTCAGCTCCGGCCTGGCGCTGTTCGCGATCACCTCTGTCATTGCCGCACAGGTGAATTCGGCGGACGCGCTCATCGCGGCACGCGCCGCCATGGGCGTCGGGGCGGCGGTGATCTTCCCCACCACCCTGGGACTGATCACCAACATCTTCACCGAACCGGCGCCGCGCGCCAAGGCGATCGGCGTGTGGGCGGCCATGGTGGGCGTCGGGGTGGCGGTGGGACCGATCAGCGGCGGCTGGCTGCTCGAGCACTTCTGGTGGGGCTCGATCTTTTTGGTCAACCTTCCGGTCGCGGCCCTGGCCATCACCGGTGCGGTCCTCTTCGTGCCCACCTCGCGCGACCCGGCCGCGCCGCGTGTGGACATCCCCGGTTTGATCCTGTCCGCGCTCGGCGTAACCGCCTTGATCTACACCGTCATCGAGGCGCCGACCTGGGGATGGACCAGTGCTCGCGCTGCGATCGGATTCGCTTTGGCCGCAACCATTCTGGTTGGCTTTGCCCGGTGGGAACGCCGCAGCACCCACCCCATGCTGGACATATCGGTGTTCCTCAACCGTCGATTCTCCGGCGGCAGCCTGGCGGTGACCGCGGGCTTTCTGACCCTGTTCGGGTTCATCTTCGTCATCACCCAGTACTTCCAATTCATCAAGAACTACAGCGCATTCGAGAGCGGGGTGCGGTTGCTGCCGGTGGCCGGATCCATCGCATTGGCCAGCGTTCTGGGGCCCCGACTCGTCGAACGGATCGGCACCACCGCCGTCGTCGCCGCCGGATTGACCGTGTTCGCCGCCGGCCTGGCATGGGCATCCACGGCCAGCGCCGTGACTCCCTATGACCAGATCGCCATGCAGATGCTGTTGCTCGGGGGCGGCCTCGGCCTCACCACCGCGCCGGCAACCGAGGCGATCATGGGATCGTTGTCGGCCGACAAGGCCGGGGTCGGCTCGGCCGTCAACGACACCACCCGCGAGTTGGGCGGCACCCTCGGCGTCGCCATTGTCGGCAGCGTCTTCGCGTCGGTGTACTCGGGTCGGATCGGCTCCGCGCCGGCGCTCACCGCGCTGCCGGCCGATGTGCGTTCGGCGATGGGCCGGTCAATGGCGGTGGCGCACAAGGTCGCCGAGCAGCTGCCGACCGCGCAAGCCACCGGTATCCACGACGCGGTCAATGGCGCGTTCCTGGACGGCCTGCAGGTGGGCTCGCTGGTCTGCGCCGGCATCGCGCTGGCCGCGGCGATCATCGTGGCCTGCCTACTGCCCGCCCGGGTGCGTCAGACCGCCGCATTCCCCACGACCCCGTCACCGGCGCGCGCTTGA
- the guaA gene encoding glutamine-hydrolyzing GMP synthase, whose protein sequence is MAEPGDSEAAAPRPVLVVDFGAQYAQLIARRVREARVYSEVVPHTASVEEISSRDPLALVLSGGPSSVYADGAPQLDPAVFELGVPVFGICYGFQAMAQALGGTVAHTGTSEYGRTELKVLGGELHSGLPEVQPVWMSHGDAVTAAPDGFDVVASTAGAAVAAFENRERSLAGVQYHPEVMHTPHGQQVLSRFLHDFAGLGADWTAANIANALVEQVRAQIGDGHAICGLSGGVDSAVAAALVQRAIGDRLTCVFVDHGLLREGERAQVQRDFVAATGANLVTVDASDTFIEALTGVSNPEGKRKIIGRQFIRAFEGAVRDVLDGKEVEFLVQGTLYPDVVESGGGSGTANIKSHHNVGGLPGDLKFKLVEPLRLLFKDEVRAVGRELGLPEEIVARQPFPGPGLGIRIVGEVTAARLATLRRADSIAREELTAAGLDNQIWQCPVVLLGDVRSVGVQGDNRTYGHPIVLRPVSSEDAMTADWTRVPYEVLERISTRITNEVPEVNRVVLDITSKPPGTIEWE, encoded by the coding sequence GTGGCAGAACCTGGTGATTCCGAAGCCGCTGCGCCGCGCCCGGTGTTGGTGGTCGACTTCGGCGCGCAGTACGCGCAGCTGATCGCCCGCCGCGTACGGGAGGCGCGGGTCTACTCCGAGGTCGTCCCGCACACCGCCTCGGTCGAGGAGATCAGCTCCCGTGATCCCTTGGCGCTGGTGCTGTCCGGCGGACCGTCCAGTGTCTACGCCGACGGGGCCCCGCAGCTCGATCCCGCCGTGTTCGAGCTCGGCGTGCCGGTATTCGGGATCTGCTATGGGTTTCAGGCCATGGCCCAGGCGCTCGGCGGCACCGTCGCGCACACCGGCACCAGTGAGTACGGCCGCACCGAACTGAAAGTCCTTGGCGGAGAGCTGCATTCGGGACTTCCTGAGGTCCAGCCGGTCTGGATGAGCCACGGTGACGCGGTCACCGCCGCCCCCGACGGATTCGATGTGGTCGCCAGCACCGCGGGCGCGGCGGTGGCGGCCTTCGAGAACCGGGAGCGGAGCCTGGCCGGGGTGCAGTATCACCCGGAGGTGATGCACACCCCGCACGGGCAGCAGGTGCTCAGCCGGTTCCTGCACGACTTCGCCGGGCTCGGCGCGGACTGGACGGCCGCGAACATCGCCAATGCGCTGGTCGAACAGGTGCGGGCGCAGATCGGTGACGGCCATGCGATCTGCGGGCTGTCCGGCGGGGTGGATTCCGCGGTGGCCGCGGCGCTGGTGCAGCGCGCCATCGGCGATCGGTTGACCTGTGTGTTCGTCGACCACGGGCTGCTGCGCGAGGGTGAGCGCGCACAGGTGCAGCGCGATTTCGTCGCCGCCACCGGCGCCAACCTGGTCACCGTCGACGCGTCGGACACCTTCATCGAGGCGCTCACCGGGGTGAGCAACCCCGAGGGCAAGCGCAAGATCATCGGACGGCAGTTCATCCGGGCCTTCGAGGGCGCCGTGCGGGATGTGTTGGACGGCAAAGAAGTCGAGTTTCTTGTGCAGGGCACGCTGTATCCGGATGTGGTGGAGTCCGGCGGGGGCAGCGGCACCGCGAACATCAAGAGCCACCACAACGTCGGCGGCCTGCCGGGCGATTTGAAGTTCAAACTCGTCGAACCGCTGCGACTGCTGTTCAAGGACGAGGTGCGCGCCGTCGGGCGGGAGTTGGGGCTGCCCGAGGAAATCGTTGCGCGCCAACCATTTCCGGGTCCGGGTCTGGGGATCAGGATCGTCGGGGAGGTCACCGCGGCGCGGTTGGCGACCCTGCGGCGCGCCGACTCGATCGCGCGTGAGGAGCTCACCGCGGCGGGCCTGGACAACCAGATCTGGCAGTGCCCCGTGGTGTTGCTCGGCGATGTCCGCTCGGTCGGCGTGCAGGGCGACAACCGCACCTACGGGCACCCGATCGTGCTGCGCCCGGTGTCCAGTGAGGACGCCATGACCGCCGACTGGACCCGGGTGCCCTACGAGGTGCTGGAACGCATCTCGACCCGCATCACCAACGAGGTGCCCGAGGTCAACCGTGTGGTGTTGGACATCACCAGCAAGCCGCCCGGCACCATCGAGTGGGAGTAG